The genomic stretch GTCTACCTGGCCCTCACCTACGACCACCGGATCGTCGACGGGGCCGACGCCGCCCGCTTCCTCACCACGGTGCGCGAGCGGCTGGAGGCCGGTCAGTTCGAGGGCGAGCTGGGGCTCGCCTAGCAACCGGACCTCTGCCCCCACCACTCGCAGGCTCGCGGCGGGCCCCTGCACGGGCCCGCCGCCGCTTGTCTCCAGAGGAGGGTCACGTGAAGGTCGCCGTCTCGGGCGCCTCGGGGCTCATCGGCAAGGCCCTCGTGCCCGCGCTGCGGGCGGACGGGCACGAGGTGCTGGTGCTGGTCCGCCGCACTCCGCGGACCGCCGACGAGCACCGCTGGGACCCGCAGCACCGAAGGATCGACCCCTCCCTGCTGGGGGACGTCGACGCGGTGATCAACCTGGCCGGCACGCCGATCCGGCCGCGCCCGTTCACGGCGGCCTACAAGAAGAGCCTGCTCGACAGCCGGGTCGACGCCACCTCGACGATCAGCGAGGCACTGGCCACGGCCGCCGCGGCCGACCCCGGCCGCCGTCGGGTGCTGCTGTCGGCGTCGGCGGTGGGCTTCTACGGCGACACCGGTGCCCGGACGGTCACCGAGAGGGACGGCCCGGGCGAGGACTTCCTCGCGCGCCTGTGCGTGCAGTGGGAGGGCGCCACGGCCCCGGCGGAGGCGGCCGGGGTTCGCGTCGTGCACCTGCGCACGGGGCTCGTGCTCGGTCGGGGTGCGCTGCTTCTGCAGATCCTCGGGCTGGTCTTCCGGCTGGGGCTGGGCGGCCGGCTGGGCTCGGGCCGGCAGTACTGGCCGTGGGTCAGCCTGCGCGACGAGGTCGACGCCGTCCGCTTCCTGCTCACCGCCGACGACGTCTCCGGTCCGGTCAACGTGACGGGCCCCGAGCCGGT from Blastococcus sp. PRF04-17 encodes the following:
- a CDS encoding TIGR01777 family oxidoreductase, with product MKVAVSGASGLIGKALVPALRADGHEVLVLVRRTPRTADEHRWDPQHRRIDPSLLGDVDAVINLAGTPIRPRPFTAAYKKSLLDSRVDATSTISEALATAAAADPGRRRVLLSASAVGFYGDTGARTVTERDGPGEDFLARLCVQWEGATAPAEAAGVRVVHLRTGLVLGRGALLLQILGLVFRLGLGGRLGSGRQYWPWVSLRDEVDAVRFLLTADDVSGPVNVTGPEPVTNAEFTERLGAAVSRPTFLAVPRFAISLALGEFGRSSVLAGQRAVPAVLQDAGFVFTHTTVDEALRAALSGA